In Hyalangium minutum, a single window of DNA contains:
- a CDS encoding DUF6310 domain-containing protein: MPHAGGDDPHNECADKFPPNRYPGKDVLVNGKRFDALQVGVRVLWEIKTDQFDTYSLFLRNQVAIDQAEEMREERDIAAACGYGFVVGVSSAAHREALLRQDPTLDIVVTGCKR, translated from the coding sequence GTGCCGCACGCGGGCGGAGATGATCCGCATAACGAGTGTGCCGATAAGTTTCCGCCGAACCGCTATCCCGGCAAGGACGTGCTCGTGAACGGCAAGCGCTTCGATGCGCTGCAAGTCGGCGTGCGCGTGCTGTGGGAGATCAAGACTGATCAGTTTGACACGTACTCGCTCTTTCTCCGGAATCAGGTGGCCATCGATCAAGCGGAAGAGATGCGAGAAGAGCGCGACATCGCCGCGGCCTGTGGATACGGCTTCGTCGTTGGGGTGAGCAGCGCCGCTCACAGGGAAGCGCTGCTGCGGCAGGATCCGACTCTGGACATTGTTGTCACAGGGTGCAAACGATGA
- a CDS encoding DUF92 domain-containing protein produces MSQDLKALLLSYAYVGACVLVGEVLARRGASREFSRKFIHVGVGLWIFAALKLFEHREWAVVPSMTAAVANWVIHRKRLLKAVETEPDNLGTVWYALSFSACLWLAWDRPAVAVGSVLAMVVGDALASLVGRRFGRHRYETLAGERKSLEGSLAMLVGTFLSVLAALTWLPGLAPELPRVPLALLCAVVATCAEALGIRGRDNLWVPLSALAVLGWTPASFAPGLGLGAGVALIIGVAAWFRGSLSPSGVLGAIVVGAPVFGLAGAVGTAALLGFFFSSSALSKAFRDRKAPMEAEYAKTGTRDFGQALANGGVAALAAVLLGLTGDSRFLLAMLGALVAANADTWATELGVLSRSNPRSITTLRPVAPGTSGAVSGMGLLASTAGAAFVGSLALVTGVPWQFLPWLVLAGVVGSLVDSFLGATVQDVRWCEACARETERRVHHCGQPTRALRGVSWLGNDTVNVVATAAGALLAFCAA; encoded by the coding sequence ATGAGTCAGGACCTCAAGGCACTCCTCTTGTCCTATGCCTACGTGGGCGCGTGCGTCCTGGTGGGCGAGGTGTTGGCGCGGCGGGGGGCCTCCCGGGAGTTCTCGCGCAAGTTCATCCACGTGGGCGTGGGCCTGTGGATCTTCGCCGCGTTGAAGTTGTTCGAGCACCGGGAGTGGGCGGTGGTTCCCTCGATGACGGCGGCGGTGGCCAACTGGGTCATCCACCGCAAGCGCCTGCTGAAGGCGGTGGAGACCGAGCCCGACAACCTGGGGACGGTCTGGTACGCGCTCAGCTTCTCGGCGTGCCTCTGGCTGGCATGGGACCGGCCCGCGGTGGCAGTGGGCAGCGTGCTGGCGATGGTGGTGGGGGATGCGCTGGCGTCGCTGGTAGGCCGGCGCTTCGGACGCCACCGCTATGAGACGCTGGCAGGGGAGCGCAAGAGCCTGGAGGGTTCGCTGGCCATGCTCGTGGGCACCTTCCTGTCCGTGCTGGCCGCGCTCACGTGGCTGCCGGGCCTGGCGCCTGAGCTGCCCCGAGTGCCGCTGGCCCTGCTGTGCGCCGTGGTGGCCACCTGCGCCGAGGCTCTCGGTATCCGGGGACGGGACAACCTCTGGGTGCCGCTGAGCGCCCTGGCCGTGCTCGGCTGGACTCCCGCCTCCTTCGCTCCGGGCCTGGGCCTGGGCGCGGGGGTGGCGCTGATCATTGGTGTGGCCGCCTGGTTCCGGGGCTCGCTGAGTCCCAGCGGTGTGCTGGGCGCCATTGTCGTCGGAGCCCCGGTGTTCGGGCTGGCGGGTGCGGTGGGGACGGCGGCCCTGCTCGGCTTCTTCTTCTCCTCGAGCGCGCTCTCCAAGGCCTTCCGGGACCGGAAGGCTCCCATGGAGGCCGAGTACGCCAAGACGGGGACACGAGACTTCGGGCAGGCGCTGGCCAACGGCGGGGTGGCCGCACTGGCCGCCGTGCTCCTGGGCCTCACGGGGGACTCGCGCTTCCTGCTGGCGATGCTGGGAGCACTGGTTGCCGCCAACGCGGACACCTGGGCCACGGAGCTGGGAGTGCTCTCGCGCTCCAATCCCCGGAGCATCACCACCCTGCGGCCGGTGGCTCCTGGCACCTCGGGCGCCGTGTCGGGCATGGGGCTGCTGGCCTCCACCGCCGGGGCTGCCTTCGTGGGGAGCCTCGCGCTGGTCACGGGCGTCCCGTGGCAGTTCCTGCCCTGGCTCGTGCTGGCGGGGGTGGTGGGCTCGCTGGTGGACAGCTTCCTGGGGGCCACGGTGCAGGATGTGCGCTGGTGCGAGGCCTGTGCCCGGGAGACCGAGCGCCGCGTGCACCACTGCGGTCAGCCCACCCGGGCCCTCCGAGGCGTGTCCTGGCTGGGCAACGACACCGTCAACGTGGTGGCCACCGCCGCAGGCGCTCTGTTGGCCTTCTGTGCCGCTTAG
- a CDS encoding leucine-rich repeat domain-containing protein: protein MTRFLDELTALLRHSRNLPAAEPLPRVSRDWIDREAQGAGVHLEAGAILALSLRHCGLTALPEPLGELSQLQQLDVTGNPLPSLPESLGRLTHLSRLMADNCRLTLLPESLGALSQLELLFADGNQLTALPASLERLTRLRRLDLRGNQLASVPESLGRLNSLVDLRLGKNLLTSVPESLWNLTGLETLDLSENRLASLSSGMGALSRLKMLDLGHNALTAVPESLGQLTGLSEYLYLSDNQLTSLPESLGNLKALRYLNATDNRLTTLPSSLGGIRALIELRLYNNRLTGLPEAMGALENLQELHLKNNALDSLPESLGQLTRLRKLSLENNRLTALPSSLGGLSQLTELDLRNNRLGSLPESLGALRHLVSLDLRGNQLRALPASIAELPSLGKLDLRWNKLSSPPSWLQRLEQRGCIVYL, encoded by the coding sequence ATGACCCGATTCCTCGACGAACTCACAGCCCTGCTGCGGCACTCCCGCAACCTTCCCGCCGCGGAGCCCCTGCCCAGGGTCTCTCGCGACTGGATCGATCGGGAGGCGCAAGGTGCTGGCGTCCACCTGGAAGCGGGGGCCATCCTCGCCTTGTCGCTCCGGCACTGTGGCCTGACGGCCCTCCCCGAGCCGCTCGGCGAGCTGTCCCAGCTCCAGCAGCTCGACGTGACAGGAAATCCCCTCCCTTCCCTACCCGAGAGCCTGGGGCGCCTGACGCACCTCTCGCGGCTCATGGCCGACAACTGCCGGCTCACGCTGCTCCCGGAGTCGCTCGGGGCCCTGAGCCAGCTCGAGTTGCTCTTCGCGGATGGCAACCAGCTCACGGCCCTGCCCGCCAGCCTGGAGCGGCTGACCCGCCTCCGGCGGCTGGACCTGCGCGGCAACCAGCTCGCCTCTGTTCCCGAGAGCCTCGGCCGCCTGAACTCGCTCGTGGACCTGCGGCTGGGCAAGAACCTCCTGACGTCCGTGCCAGAGTCGCTCTGGAACCTGACGGGCTTGGAGACGCTGGATCTGTCGGAGAACCGCCTTGCGTCCCTTTCGTCCGGCATGGGCGCGCTGTCCCGGCTGAAGATGCTGGACCTGGGCCATAACGCGCTGACCGCTGTCCCCGAGTCTCTCGGCCAGCTCACCGGCCTCTCGGAGTACCTCTACCTCAGCGACAACCAGCTGACCTCCCTGCCGGAGTCGCTCGGGAACCTGAAAGCCCTGAGGTACCTCAACGCCACGGACAACCGGCTGACGACACTCCCCTCCTCCCTGGGCGGGATACGCGCGCTCATCGAACTCCGCCTCTACAACAACCGCCTCACGGGGCTCCCGGAGGCAATGGGTGCGCTGGAGAACCTCCAAGAGCTCCACCTGAAGAACAACGCGCTGGACTCCTTGCCCGAGTCCCTCGGCCAGCTCACGCGGCTCCGGAAGCTCAGCCTGGAGAACAACAGGCTGACGGCGCTCCCCTCCTCCCTGGGAGGCCTCTCGCAGCTCACGGAGCTGGACCTGCGGAACAACCGGCTGGGCTCGCTCCCCGAATCGCTGGGTGCGCTCCGCCACCTGGTCTCCCTGGACCTCCGAGGCAACCAACTGCGCGCGCTGCCCGCATCCATCGCGGAGCTCCCGAGCCTTGGGAAGCTCGACCTGCGGTGGAACAAGCTGTCCTCGCCCCCAAGCTGGCTGCAGCGGCTCGAGCAGCGCGGGTGCATCGTGTACCTGTGA
- a CDS encoding DUF5953 family protein produces the protein MTAQNRVELTVYAPALTGDDGRTLAAVHGMEKALPGMRLEWKVSKEGQLIALPQRDAWLAEAATRGQFPLLCNGDENYPMTISGLKTPASQAPGGQPLLDIHADLPLDAVVIAAAVNILEHVAEGARARWGHMTPARVMQDIADQIGPKRHGPEKPPRGLPAITFPERIPAPEIPYYLGWLNYWSAAAARAIGFPDPARDADLLSGAQRTATGGWVVRLTEAPLDLDNPTHLDALLRAYERFPVIGGRVAPR, from the coding sequence ATGACCGCTCAAAATCGCGTCGAGCTCACCGTCTACGCGCCAGCGCTCACGGGTGACGATGGCCGCACGCTCGCTGCCGTCCACGGAATGGAGAAAGCGCTCCCAGGCATGCGCCTGGAGTGGAAAGTCTCCAAAGAAGGGCAACTCATTGCGCTCCCGCAGCGTGACGCATGGCTTGCTGAGGCAGCGACTCGCGGGCAGTTCCCGCTTCTCTGCAACGGCGATGAGAACTACCCCATGACGATTTCCGGGTTGAAAACGCCCGCGAGCCAGGCACCTGGCGGACAGCCGCTGCTCGATATCCATGCGGACCTACCGCTCGATGCGGTCGTCATCGCGGCAGCGGTGAACATCCTAGAGCACGTAGCCGAAGGCGCACGCGCGCGATGGGGCCACATGACGCCGGCCCGTGTGATGCAGGACATTGCGGACCAGATAGGCCCGAAGCGGCATGGTCCTGAAAAGCCGCCGCGCGGGCTACCTGCTATCACGTTCCCAGAGAGAATCCCCGCACCCGAGATTCCCTATTACCTCGGGTGGCTCAACTACTGGTCGGCAGCCGCCGCACGAGCCATCGGGTTCCCGGACCCTGCCCGCGATGCGGACCTGCTCTCTGGGGCGCAGCGCACGGCGACGGGCGGGTGGGTGGTGCGACTCACGGAGGCGCCGCTCGATCTCGACAACCCTACGCATCTGGATGCGCTCCTGCGAGCGTATGAGCGCTTCCCGGTGATCGGCGGGCGCGTCGCTCCGCGCTGA
- a CDS encoding HTTM domain-containing protein, translated as MPKIYSLKEIFSIDLRSLAWFRVLMGALAVADGFNRLSVAEAHYSDSGVLPRAAYLTDIATRFEFSLTLLSGDWRFQAALILLQVVCAFCFMVGYRGRLSAFLTWILLLSFHTRLPINAHGGDDVLRLMFFWSIFLPVSAKHSMDAILNSEREPVPDSVSGFAPAAILLQLAFVYSFSFIHKWNPVWNSEFSALYYALNIDHLVTAQGRWLLQFPAFLRFATLGTMILECTGPLLVFSPVFLPQLRMIVPAVFILFHFCLFLGMYLGIFPWICAISWLLFLPGGFWAKVEPRLGIGSGRFQGWVPRIEALVRKRPLASSVSWLSQSLAAVFLLWVLWWNLTTVHALREMPKPLGAILFGLYLDATWNLFAPFPFKDDGWFVIDGLTQNGEHINLMTPGAPLTDAKPALVAKTYPNSQWRKYFMSLWFGDNDAYLPYFGQYLCNSYNRDKQGLDRLVSFNMYYMLEMTPPPGEPAPPVEKKLMWTQFCSDES; from the coding sequence ATGCCGAAGATCTATTCATTAAAAGAAATTTTCTCGATCGACCTCAGATCGCTGGCCTGGTTTCGCGTGCTGATGGGCGCGCTTGCCGTGGCCGACGGGTTCAACCGGCTTTCCGTCGCGGAGGCTCATTACTCGGACAGCGGCGTTCTACCCAGAGCCGCTTACCTGACCGATATTGCGACCCGGTTCGAATTCAGCCTCACCCTGCTCTCCGGAGACTGGCGGTTTCAGGCTGCACTCATTTTGCTCCAGGTCGTGTGTGCCTTCTGCTTTATGGTGGGTTATCGCGGCCGCCTCAGTGCATTTCTCACCTGGATTCTGCTGCTTTCGTTTCACACGCGGCTTCCGATCAATGCACATGGCGGCGACGACGTTTTGCGGCTGATGTTCTTCTGGTCGATATTCTTGCCAGTCAGCGCCAAGCACTCCATGGATGCCATCTTGAATTCCGAGCGAGAGCCCGTGCCAGACTCTGTGTCCGGCTTTGCGCCGGCTGCGATTCTCTTGCAGCTGGCCTTTGTTTACTCCTTCTCGTTCATCCACAAATGGAATCCCGTGTGGAACTCCGAGTTTTCGGCGCTTTACTATGCCTTGAACATCGATCATCTGGTGACTGCGCAAGGACGGTGGCTCTTGCAGTTTCCCGCCTTCTTGAGGTTCGCCACGCTGGGTACGATGATCCTGGAATGTACGGGGCCGCTGCTGGTGTTCTCGCCTGTCTTTCTGCCTCAACTGAGGATGATTGTTCCAGCGGTTTTCATCTTGTTCCACTTCTGCCTGTTCTTAGGCATGTACCTGGGGATCTTCCCGTGGATCTGCGCGATCAGCTGGTTGCTGTTTTTGCCGGGTGGGTTTTGGGCAAAGGTTGAACCTCGATTGGGTATCGGCTCCGGCCGCTTCCAGGGTTGGGTTCCCAGAATCGAGGCCCTGGTCAGAAAAAGGCCTCTGGCGTCCAGTGTCTCCTGGCTCAGCCAAAGCTTGGCGGCGGTCTTCCTGCTCTGGGTGCTCTGGTGGAATCTCACCACGGTTCATGCCCTCCGTGAGATGCCGAAGCCGCTCGGCGCTATCCTCTTCGGGCTCTACCTGGATGCAACGTGGAACCTGTTCGCACCGTTTCCGTTCAAGGATGATGGATGGTTCGTCATCGATGGACTCACCCAGAATGGGGAGCACATCAACTTGATGACTCCAGGCGCACCGCTCACGGATGCCAAACCCGCCCTCGTCGCGAAGACTTACCCCAACTCCCAATGGAGGAAATATTTCATGAGCCTCTGGTTTGGGGACAATGACGCCTACTTGCCTTACTTCGGGCAGTATTTGTGCAACTCCTACAATCGGGACAAGCAGGGACTTGATCGATTGGTCTCATTCAACATGTATTACATGCTGGAAATGACACCACCGCCCGGGGAGCCCGCTCCGCCCGTTGAGAAGAAATTGATGTGGACACAGTTCTGCAGCGATGAATCCTAG